The following nucleotide sequence is from Gasterosteus aculeatus chromosome 5, fGasAcu3.hap1.1, whole genome shotgun sequence.
CTGGTGCTGGGTTGCTTATTTGCACATTCAatcattcaattattatttgttttgtcttATTTCAGCCCAACATCTGCTCCCTTTGCTGCGTTTGGTCAACTCCAGAGGGACGTATCTGTCTAAATGTCATGTCATCATCTAAAAGCCTGTTTTTGGACTAGGATCCCAAAAAAGATCAAGAAGTAATCGACACTAGATGACCAGCTTACCTCCATTAGTTCGTCAATGAACTGGTTGCGTGACTGAGGGTTCTCCAGTACAGATAAAGCATCGTCTCCTCTCGCCACACCCTCTGGACCTGGAAGAAGACACACCCGCGGCTTTAGCAAACAGAAAAATGGCAAAAGCTGAGCTTGTGATAAGCATGAGCATGAGTTACAGTCTGAGCCTGCGTCCACAATTTCAATGTCTATGGGAGCTGCTTCGCTGTCGCCCCAGTCGATGGCACCGGAGTCCTGCTGAGGGGGGCACACGCAGTCGTATATTAGAGCTTGAGTTCCACAATTATAATTAAAGTAGGTATCAACATATATATTCTCTACAAGAGATCCGACCAAGTATTGAATATATTATTTCTGTGGATACTTAATTCATCTAAATATCTACACATGATAAGTTATAAGGTGAAtattaaaaacaactccagATGCGTAAAGGTGTCTCACATCAAAGCTCGGCTCCAGACTGATGCCCCAGTCTATTCCATCCTCAACTGTGATGGCAGCATTAACACCGGGAGCAGCTGCACTGGCACCAAAGTTTCCCCAGTCAATCTAAACCAGGATACATAACAAATACTGTAAGCCGGCAGATTGAAAGTTAGTGTATTTATTTGGCCTATTCTGGTATTTGTTACTAATTCAAAGCAGCACATGAGAGGGAATCTTAAACTAGATTTTTTACTGTGATAACGTGTTTGaaaagaataacaaaacaaGATGAATTGAAGAAGTAAGAAGAATTTATCATTTTTGGAAAAAAGACAACGTTAATATTATACGGCCTGTGATACTATGATAACTTTTATATGAAAACAGTAAAACCAACCGAATCCTCTGCGAGTGCATCAGGAGGCgcttcctccaccaccaccggcCTCTCAACGACCGTGGGCGTTTTCCCCGTTCGCCACTCGAAGAACGTGgggtttccttttttctggGCAAACGCCAGCATCGGCAGAACCGGCTCGGACCTACAGACGACCGCGAGCAACACAAAGCCAACATGTTCTAAGACGACTACGTTCATCACCAGGGcctattcatttattatttatcataatACACAGGACTGTATTTTTAATGCTTACCAATCGCACACAAAGTGTGTGAAAGCGGTGTAAAGTTGTATTTGCTGCTCTAACTTTTCTGCGTCTTTCCCGACCTCCTCCAGAACCGCCGGCAGGTCTTTGACCAGAGCCTGCAGCTCGCGGGCCACGTTTTCTCCCTGCCAGAGTTGGGGgagaaatgtaaagaaaaacaaccatCGAGCGAAGGCGGGAAGAACGCCGAGGTGCAGCGCAGTCCAGTTTCCGATAATCTTGTGTTTACCGTGATGCCGTACTGTTTGCAGGCTGCGTAGTAGCGCTCCCTCAGGTCTGCGGCGGAGGTCTGGCACTCCACCTCCCGCCTGCacagctcctgctgcagctgctgggctTTGGCCAGCTGCTTCCTCAGCGCCGGGCCTTCGTAGCTCACGTTGCGACTCAGCAAGCTGGCCGCCTCCGCTGGGACACACAGACATTGTTcatgcaattatttatttttctatttgtgcTCTTCTCTTATGTCCTATGATAAAGATGCTGAAATAACCAGAAGAGCAGCAACAACTGCAAAAAACGTCATGGTTAGCAGGTAGCATATCAGCTCGTTAGCCAATAAAACCCAGGCGGTTTGAATGGTGTGTACAGATGTTGTCATTATATGACTAATTACAAAGAGACACTCACCCAAATAGATATTATCAGTCTCATAAAGGGAAATAATCTCTTGCCAGTCCTGtgacaacaaaaacagaaatcaaATAGAATCAATAATCAAATATATTGTTTAGGACAGTTTTAGAGCAAAGGAATGTCACACGAAGAAATAGAAACTGAGAAACTCATCTGCTCACCTTCATCCTCTGAGATGAATACCTCCCGAAGATGTTCTTGGAGGACGCCTCGGTCCCCTTCAGTATCTCCACTATCCTCAAGCAGTGGAAGTAGTGAATGtctttcaataaaaaacaaaacaaagaaaattcaTAAGCGTTCATCCAAAGGATACGGAGCAGGCGGACGGATTAACAACTGAAAGTTGTGCTACATTACATAATAATGCACACTAAACTAAAACAGCTGAGGGCTGAAgctacaaaataaatgtgtgcttGTAAATTTTTAGGATGCAGCAAATGCCATCTTGAAAAATAGGAACTTCTTCCACAAGCCATAATTTACTTAATAGAAAATCACTTACGGATTTAAGTGTATCTCAAGTATCATCAAATAAATTTTGGTTTCCATTTAGtttcttcaaaataaatttGAGTAAACGGCAGACAGAGAGcattaatatgaataaaataagtcaTGGCTAAAAACTGAATATACATTTCTTGTCTAGTGATACTTCTGTGAGGCCAGGAGCAAATACAACTTTACACCGCTTTCACACACTCCCCCCTGTGTGTTATCAGAACTTCAGTGCGCTTTGATGACAAAGCCAAGCTGACCAATGCGAGCTCTTTGGTGCAGGTGAGCGATCCCCGCTAACCGCCGCCGGTCCGCAGTGCTCAGGTACGGTGCTTACAGACAagtcaggtaaacactgtttgCACTGCTAGCTTTTAGCCATCTGTTAGCTGCTACCATCTTGAGAGccatatggaacttttgtcggaagtgTAAGTGTCATAATTTACTTTATGTAGTACATATTTTCTAATAGGAAATGGCTGCTTATTCGGCGACatgaatgtaataataatagGCCAATGGCAAAATGTGGAGATAAATACATTACACATATAAAGTATAAAATGGACCTACAGGAGCCGGAGAGAAGGTGCTTGATCTCTTCGTTCTCTGGCATGTCCTGGATGGCAGCATTGATCTTCTCCCTGATTTCTTTCACTGCAGTCTGCCATTTGAGATTACAGTGACGCCGATCCAGCAGCCAGTCTGTGGACGCAATGATTAAAGTCATATATCTGTGGGATTAACATAATTTCATTCATCTGTGGATGGAATACCTTTATGTTATAGCAGAGCTAGAAAGTACATATTCGCAAGTACAAGTATATCTTCCTCTTTTACTTATCTCAGAGGTACACCGTGTACTTTTCACTCTACATTTCAGAGGTACATGGTGTACTTTTAGCGCTACATTTCAGAGGTACATATTGTACTTTTCACTCCGCTCAATTTCAGAGGTACATGTTGTACTTACTCAACATTTGTCTGACCGCTTTAGTTTCTTCTTTTCCAATGACATTTTTTCACCCTCTTAATACCACGTATTACCAGATGTCATAATGAATGTTTGATAAAATTAAGGATCcggtgttttctctttttgttgaaAAACCCCTCtacttaaaatgtttaaaagcatCTTGCATTTGCTGGGCAAAAACATTATTCACAACAGTGTTGGTTCTTTTAAGAAAATCGTTTCTCACAAAACAGCGATGCAGCAAACATGCTGATCTTATAGAATATGAAGTTGATTAAAGTAGTCAACTGGATATAAAGGAGTtgcactgaaacacacaaatggaTGCAGCAGGAATAGTAATGGTGACACGCTGAGAGGGAATACTTTGCAGTACAATCACTACTTTTGAGTCAAGAACTTCCTGGTGATAATAATAACTTTTGCACGTGTTGTAAGTGTGTTTTATACTCGTCTTACCTAAGAGCTTGCCGGTCTGTATGTCGATTGGAAGGCTTTGAATATTCTGGTGAAGTGAGAACAttcaacacattacattacacgtcattcagctgacgcttttatccaaagcgacttacaataagtgcatttcaaccacacagatacaaacccagaagaacaagaaagtgcaatttcatcaaaacaacaacacaaatgtcAACGTGTACATATTTCTGGCAAGGGGAGAAACTATTGCACTTCTGTAACGTAAAGCGGCTTCACGGAAAAGGACTATTGTTGAAaagaactgttttctctatGACGCTTTGagaaatgttcatttttctgTTAGCTGGACTTTGACTGTGTGacaactagctaacgttagctggcagGTTCTTAAAAACCCGCTTTAGAGAGACGTTATTTTATCTCACCTCCATTGTTTCTCCACTTTTTCAAAACGAAATCTTTTCTGGGATGTTACggcttcatttttttattatttagcaGGTTTTTATCCAGGGTTGTTGTCACCATCCGGACTCCACTGACACGTTAGGAGAAGGAGAGCCAATAGAAAACGGGGACGTTAGATTTTCCACAGCTCTGACCAATCATGTGACACCATGCTGATGCTGGCCTCTGATTGGTTGTTTTACATCCTTTTTCGTTGCAGCGGTACAGCCCGTCGATAGAGGACGCTGTCGTCCTTTAGGTCATTTTAAAGGCAacgcattatttattcattcaggaAGAGATACTCACATCCTTCAATAAAGTAAAAATACGGATACAACAAAACCATATCCTGTAAAAGTCCTATATTGAAAATCTTAATATGACAAGCAGTTTAGAAGGTACTGATATggaaatactaataatatatttttacattacaatttTTACAAGTACAATTTCTGCATtcaatatttgctttaaaagtAATATAATCAAAAGTATTATTATGCAGAATGTCCCATTTTcgaattatttttcttttatttattattgatgtATTTACCGCTCATCACTTCAATGATGCAGTTTACGAAGCGTAAACCAATTTAATTTTGATATGTATATGTTTGCGGAGTTgctcaaacaaaaaaatacaactttgTTGATTCATGTTTTGTATTGTCGAAAAAGAATCAAGTGTTACAAATAGACGTTGGTGAGTGAACGTATCATAACATAGAAATACCTAAgaattgtgtctgtgtttacttATTTTCCACTTCTGCTGAAAAGTAACTCCTGTTAATAAAGAAAGTATATATTGTTAGAAAAACCGCGAATAATGTCATGTCAAGAAGGGGGGGTTTAGACAAAACAAGGCTATGTCTGTATCGTTTGTATAATAAGTTGGGTGTATGACATGTCAGCTGAGATAAGATGACCGCTCAGgatatgaaatctgtgtgacgtgtgtgtccAGTGTCCAGAAGGCCCCTCAGTGTCTCGTGATCAGATGTATGTCTCAGGATAAAGGATAAAGAATATGCCGGTCCttgtacaatgagatcattgtgcGTGCGCAAAACCTTCCTGTTTATCACCTTATCCCAGTATATATGTGGGCGGCTGGAAAAGAAGACCTTCGAGTCAGCTTGGTGGAtaacttgtatgtgtgtcagctctgtctcctgtttgcaaacattaaatatcctgttttgatgattttacactggTGTCGAGTGAGAATTTTTCTAACATaattatatacttttttttagaaTATATTGATTGATTCTACCGGAGCAATTGGGTAACACGCTACACACCAGCAGGCTGCTTGCCGCCTTTAAAGTGGTTGAAGTGAATTTTTCCCCATTCTTGTCTTGGCCAGACACAAATCGTATCCTATGCACcaccattaaaaacataaaaagaaaagtaactaTTTGGCAACTAGTTGAAACCCGGCACATGCAGCTGCAGCCCTGCTTCTAAGAATTCATTCCAGGTCATTTGAATGGAAACCAAACTTGCAAAGTAAGTGTCCATTCATTGACAGTGATTCCATGCAGGCCATGCAAAACATCAGgggcctttattttttttagagccCTCTCATCtatttctctctgcagcttaaagcaattactttaaaaagaaaaggaaaagactcAAACACAAAGATGACTTTAATCTGCGTCCAAATTCCACATTAAGACAAGAGCGTGACTGATAACAGGAGTTTATTTGCAGTTTGAGAGCCGCTCAGCTCTAGTTCACATTACCCCCGCTGTCAGTAATCTTTGATGTGGACTGGGAGGCCTCACTAAATCACGTGGTTGCAACATTTACTCGCTCATGCACTTAGCCAGAGCAGGCTtcagtgagggtgtgtgtgtgtgtttgaggagggTGTGTGCTATAGAGGGGAGAGTACCGAGGTGAACGACGGAAAGAGATGCTGCACCTGTGCATGATCACCTGAGGAGCAGAAGAAAAGTCAGataaaaacagagcagaggTGAAGATTTGCAAGCATGGCGGGACAACTTTGAGTCTGAGAGaatctccttcctcctgctcgtCATCCACAGGGTAAGCAGACACAtttcaaagcattttattttttattcttcttggTTTTCAACAACAAAATTCACCTTCGCTTCATAATGGATCCGAATTAAATTGGTTTAGTTTGTTAACAACCTTCTAGTTTATTTAGTATCTTTGTGGGGCAAAGTCTTAAAAAGCACAGCCAAAGGTTTGATGGCTCCAGATTCGCAGATGTGACAGTTTATGGCTTTTCCTCCTCTAATGCTACAATTAATCAAATATTGTTGAGTTTGTAGGTAAAAGACATGTCATATCAATAAGTAGGAAGTAACaagttaaaaaatgaaatcatatgAAACAATACGCTGTcattgtttgtgtgatgtttgcGGCGGTGACACTGTTGGCCATGAGAATATCATAAATAGTCATACATTTAATAACATTTCTGCACATTGCAGTCTTATCAGGGTTGTTGACATAACTGCTAGTGTGAAGTTCTCAGGAAAAGTCGGCCCTCCGCTTTCTTTGACTTCAAAGGCCTAAAGTGATAAAAAGTCATATTTGCATTATTATAAACACcagagaagcccccccccctccctccctcttcaccGACTCATTTAACTCTGCTGTTACGGGTCAACGGGGACGCCGGCACGCGGGAGGAAACCTGAGAGTCTAATGAAGCCGCGGCTCAATTATGGCGGCGCTGGCGGCGTCCTCGGTGCCCTTGGAGCCTCCTCTCCAGCTCGGACATTGTGCCTTTCAGAAAGGCTCTGCGGCTGGTTAGTGATTTCCGAAACGCACGCTCCCTTCCGGCTGTGATGTCTGAGGCTTTGCCCGGGCGGCTCGCCCACACAGAACAGAAAACATGGTAACCTATTAAAAGGGCCTCCTTTGTGTCAACAGGGCTTTTTGTCTCAAAGGTCACATCTTAGTCAAACATGCTGAAGGAAATTCGTgcgcatatttttttttttatttctttttatctcTGAACAAAAGAGAGTGCAGTGCTGCTCGAGGCCTACTTTGTTCTACAGAAGCTGCTTTATGTAAAGTCAACAATACTATGTAAATACCAGAGGAACCTGTCTTTTtcttcaaaaacaaacacattgattTCCGCAAAATTtgtcaggaaaagaaaaaggaatgaacCTGCACTGTTACCTGAGTGTCAATGGAATGAGTGTAATTAAGCACCACAGGGCCAATTAGCTCCAGAATAATAAAGCACAAGAGCTCAGGTGTAATCACACGTTCCCCAGTAACGTTTTATGGTCACAACAACGTTAATTTAGTTGTTTGCTATCTTGCCTGAACCTTGGTACTGCTGGTTGGTGCCAGGTGCCAAACATCACGAGGTCCAGATAAGAGGAGGCGTGTTTCTGCGAGGGGACTGTGTATTTGCATGCGTGCTGCAGGATGAAATGACCACACCGCGGGAGGGTTAGTGCGGCGCTTTGCTCCCCGTCGGCCCGTCAAGGAAGTACGAATTGTGGCTATTTGTGGAAATCTTAAAATTAAGGCATATAAACTACATTTTTGTGGCAAACCTGTTAAGTTTAATTTGCTGTTGGAACACGATACAAGTTCAGGTCAGGGTGCAATTCAACCtaatacaataatatgatgCTCAAAGGAGACGGTGGTACGATTTAAACGTTGCAACAACCACGATAGTATGGCACAAAACTGTGGATGCTTTCAAATATGATTTTATCATCATTTATTATAGAAATTAATATTGCATCCGTAAAATCAGTAAACCTTGAGtgaagatctgtgtgtgtgaattttttTGTTGTAACAATCAAGTTGCCAGGAGATCGAGAGTATAACAGCGAAGTAACAAAAGTGTAAATGTGCCTCCTCCATGAATTTTATTTGCTTTGGCTGAAATGTTATGAATAATCCAGAGGTTAGAGAAGAGAGCTGATACTCTTCACATGATTATTAATTTATCCGCTGAGGGCAGAGCGTCgagtttctctcaccccctttATGTTACACCTGCTGAGGGAAAGATGCCCAGGTGTGTACTTGTGAGTGTGTAGCCTGCGGGTCAATTATCGGGATTTCATGTTGACACATTTCTGAAATATCCGTATAAATCTGCTAAAAATAATGATAGTGATATTCCAGAATTATTCTGTGAAACTTTCCAGAACTCATCTGTTTACTCCTCAGGTTGTTTAAATTCTACAGCGGACATcatcttacattacattacattgcattacatgtcatttagctgacgcttttatccaaagtgacttaatCTACAAGCCTATTGAAGAATACAATGTTATTTTTTCAGCGTATATCTTATTGTTCCGATATGTTTTAAGGAGAAAGGATTTGAGAGTATTCCACGTATCCATGTGTGGATTCTGTGGCAATGGGCCTCCGACACGGAGCAAGACTCACAAACTAGTTAGACTCTCTGTCTCCTCATGGTTTCCTTGTGTCCTTTGTGATTGTTTTGCATCTccttgtagttgttttgtggttGTTTCTTTACAGTTGTTTTGCAACTTCCCACAGCCGTTGCTTTGTGTCTCATTGTAGCTTAGTTCATTTGGTAATTTTGACTCTTTTTCAGgttggttagtgtgtgtgtgtgtgtgtgtgtgtgtgtgtgtgtgtgtgtgtgtgtgtgtgtgtgtgtgtgttgacgctCGGCCCGTTCAGTAATCCATCAATGAATTGATGACGTTATCTCAGTATTTGCTCTGTGTCCTCCAggtctgtcccccccccactgtctGTCTCCTCCGTCGGCACCATGGCCGACTCAAGTTGGTGGAAGCTGACCTTCTCCCGCAAGAAGAAGTCCGAACCCAAAGTCCTGTACGAGATCCCCGCGGAGTCCGGCAGCAACACCGCGCACAAGGAGCACCCCTCCAGCGGCGACCCCCCCCCGGACCGCATGGACCGCATGGACAGCCAGTTCAGCGCCAGGCTGGAGAAGATTGTGGATAAATCCGCCACCAAGGGCCGCCACGTCAAAGTGTCCAACTCCGGACGCttcaaggagaagaagaaggtccGCGCGACGCTGGTGGAGAAGCCGGACCTGTTCGCCGAGCACCACCTCAGTGACGAGAACCACCAGAAGAAGAGTGACAAATAGCGGTGTCAGCGAAACTCGGCGAgggatagaaacacacacacacaagcacaaccATGCGGGGCTTCATGTGCAAGGTGGACAAACAGTTGTTACCAGGAGCCACACAAAGGCAGATAGTGTAACCAATGGATACGCGCCTAAACACGCAGACTGGTGCTGTTTATTTATCTGCATAAACTGACGCGAGGAGCAGAAGCGTTATTGtaaattcacgttttattttttatggagGATGCGGATTTCTTTCGATTTCaagcctctttgtttttgtctcacacAATCAGTACACAAGATGTCCATTTTTATTACGTTTCTACGACCAAAGTAAATAGAGACTTGATTCTGATGTCTGAAATATTGTGGTTCTCCATGTATATGgtaaataataatgtttataAAATCCTaaatttacaaaaaatgtatttagtttttaataaatgtgaCAATAAGTTGATATAAAGAGTACATTTGTGTACGAATAGGTCTCAACCATTTGATTAAATCAATGATGCAGGCGACTCTGCGTGTTCATCTTGTTTTCAGGTCGGTGACATGTGCCGcttctgttgccatggtgacggcGAGCAGACACCTGATATGACATTTGATACGCAgcgcgctgctgctgcatcttGTATTCTGGCATCAGTTGACTCAATGACTCAGGCCAACAAAGATAAATGCGCTTCTTGATTGTGGGTCATGTCCTCAAAAAACGAATCAAAGGCCAAAGAGATAACGTGTAGTTTTTGATCGGGTTGTTTACCATTGTGTCCTgctcttaaattatatttaaatgaattcaaaacattttaaacactgCAGTGCAAGTGTCCACTTAACTATGTTGATGACTAATTTGTCAAAAAGTTAAGTTGAAACAGGCAGAAATGACCAAATATGGGTTTCTGTTGATGGGCTAATGGTTATATTTGAATGACAATGAAATGTAGGATATAAATCAGATATAAAGAATTTGACAGAAAGACATGACGACATTGCTTTGCGTGCCAAGAGGTTAAGATAATTTCACAAATTGTCAACATTTCAAGTAGAATTTTCAGTGCAATTTATTAGAAGTATTCTTTTTTTGGCCACTGTTGACTCATTCGTATCTCATCTTTAggcttttctgttttgttgatttttttttgcacgtGCGCTGCTGCTGACATCTGctggccaaacacacacttactccTCAGTTTCAAATGAATTTATTACTGCCTCTATTCcatttttcaaaagcaaacATTCTTGAACAACAcaagacacacgcgcacaattCTAACCATCAGCAATGCAATCGAAGCGTTGCCAATTACTTCAACACACAAAATGGACGGAAGTCGCATCAGTCAGCAAAGAGATGTGCGTCATTGACGAtcatcaataaaaaaagagggacaGGTGGAGTTTGCTCTCTTGCTGTAAACCGCGTGGCGTCTCCTTGCTTGCCGTGTGGTTGTGTCACGCCTGTGTCACCGTGGCAACCGCCAAAATATTGTcgttgaggaaaaaaacaaaaaaaacgacgACGACGTGATGGATAAATccgacacacagcagcagcttttctaatagacacttcttctcctttttcctcttgTTCCCGTTGCGGGTTTCCCCTCACGGGGAGAGACGCTGGTACACCCAGCCGCCCTCCGCGGCGTGCTGGAGCTCCCCCGGCTCAGACGCGCCGTCCCTCGGCCGGCTGAAGACGATGCGGTCGTGGAGGCGGTTGGTCTGACCCTGCCAGAACTCCATCACGGAAGGCTTGACCATGTAGCCGCCCCTGTTAGGATACATGTATTTgcaaaaattacttttttttgagAGAGAATTTGATGAGATTTGTGCCTCAATCTCATCAAATTTGAACAAAACCAGtatttttttgctttatttattaaagctgcattctctcctaTGACCAccaggggcgactcctctggtccgatagaagtctatgaggaaatttcaacttctctcttgattgtaaacatgagttaaTGGTAAGAATCTTTAGTTTCAACTTTCAATATAGCATGacatacatttattaaatatgagcCACACAAAGTAAGACTGTTTTTACACTTTGGATTCAGTTTGGTTAACAAAAAAGATGAGATATTTAGTAACCTATGATGGAGCAGGTAAATTGGACAAAGCCGGTCTTCGTGGTAAGATAcgctaaaagctaaaattgtttttaatataaCTCCTTTAATGCTGCAAGAAAAAATGGACC
It contains:
- the cdk5rap3 gene encoding CDK5 regulatory subunit-associated protein 3 isoform X2 encodes the protein MENIQSLPIDIQTGKLLDWLLDRRHCNLKWQTAVKEIREKINAAIQDMPENEEIKHLLSGSYIHYFHCLRIVEILKGTEASSKNIFGRYSSQRMKDWQEIISLYETDNIYLAEAASLLSRNVSYEGPALRKQLAKAQQLQQELCRREVECQTSAADLRERYYAACKQYGITGENVARELQALVKDLPAVLEEVGKDAEKLEQQIQLYTAFTHFVCDWSEPVLPMLAFAQKKGNPTFFEWRTGKTPTVVERPVVVEEAPPDALAEDSIDWGNFGASAAAPGVNAAITVEDGIDWGISLEPSFDDSGAIDWGDSEAAPIDIEIVDAGSDCPEGVARGDDALSVLENPQSRNQFIDELMELETFLTQRVIEMGEDGDVVAMSQFQMAPSIIQRQTRQHVQEMLSQVLDLLGRLTSLRMQHLFTIQASPGYVERVSELLRQKLKQADILVLKGATMVEKRQEALKEQSRLEPRVDLLAGRTRELQKMIEADISKRYHKRPVNLMGVNI
- the prr15lb gene encoding proline-rich protein 15-like protein B — protein: MADSSWWKLTFSRKKKSEPKVLYEIPAESGSNTAHKEHPSSGDPPPDRMDRMDSQFSARLEKIVDKSATKGRHVKVSNSGRFKEKKKVRATLVEKPDLFAEHHLSDENHQKKSDK
- the cdk5rap3 gene encoding CDK5 regulatory subunit-associated protein 3 isoform X1, coding for MENIQSLPIDIQTGKLLDWLLDRRHCNLKWQTAVKEIREKINAAIQDMPENEEIKHLLSGSYIHYFHCLRIVEILKGTEASSKNIFGRYSSQRMKDWQEIISLYETDNIYLAEAASLLSRNVSYEGPALRKQLAKAQQLQQELCRREVECQTSAADLRERYYAACKQYGITGENVARELQALVKDLPAVLEEVGKDAEKLEQQIQLYTAFTHFVCDWSEPVLPMLAFAQKKGNPTFFEWRTGKTPTVVERPVVVEEAPPDALAEDSIDWGNFGASAAAPGVNAAITVEDGIDWGISLEPSFDQDSGAIDWGDSEAAPIDIEIVDAGSDCPEGVARGDDALSVLENPQSRNQFIDELMELETFLTQRVIEMGEDGDVVAMSQFQMAPSIIQRQTRQHVQEMLSQVLDLLGRLTSLRMQHLFTIQASPGYVERVSELLRQKLKQADILVLKGATMVEKRQEALKEQSRLEPRVDLLAGRTRELQKMIEADISKRYHKRPVNLMGVNI